Sequence from the Mixophyes fleayi isolate aMixFle1 chromosome 4, aMixFle1.hap1, whole genome shotgun sequence genome:
GAGAACTATGCTTCCCAGCAGCTCTTTTCGCGGAAATGAAGGTCCACATGGTTACATAAGGAAATTAGGGCATCTAAAGTAGTTGGTAATTCCTGAGAGGCCAGAGCGTCCTTGATTTTATCGGacagtccttgccaaaaggtagccaccagGGCGTCATTATTCCAGCGCAATTCAGATGACAAAGTGCGAAAAGTGATAACATATTAAGCCACGGATTGTGGCCCCTGGCGGAGTGTAAGAATACTTGATGCAGCACATGTAACACGACCAGGTTTATCAAAATGTTTTCGAAATGCAGCTATAAAGGCGGCGCTGTCAGAAAGGAGGGGATCATCCcgctcccagaggggagaagcccagACCAGGGCCTGACCAGAAAGCAAGGATATTAGATGAGCGACCTTAGCCTTTtgggtaggaaaattctgaggttgtagttcgaattgaatcgaacactggttgaggaaacctctacaaatcTTGGGGTCCTCATCGAACTTAGAAGGAGAAGGAATCCAAAGAGTAGAGGTGAAATTGGTGGGTATCTCAAGAACGGGAGGTTCGGGTGCTGGAATGACAGGAAGAGGTGTGGAAGCAGCAACTTGAATAGAATCTATTCTGGAGGCCAGTGTTTGGAAACACTGAAGAAGTTGTCGCTGACCCGCGTCTTGTTGTTCCACCCGGTTCAGTAAATGTTGAAGCATGTCTTTGGCCGAAGGCTCCCCAGTAGAATCCATTATGACCTGTtgatactgtcacggtttggtacactggattcttggatctgcccaacttggcgctactcccagcagggcgtggagtctaacggacggatggtattcaccagtgaccaccGCAAGCTTAGCGGCGTCcgcccgcaggttgcggcccctaccaggagtgtcaggcgagaccctaGGGGAGTAAAAATTAAGATGTTCTGAAGAGACACAATGGAAGTGGATGGAATGTAATCTCTCTGGCCGGAGGACCAGGGGAGACTGACGTATACAGGTGGAGCTTAAGATCTTCAGTCAAGTagcggagtgaagacagatgcgGGGTGAACAATTCAACTAGCGGGTTAATGGAGGCTAGTGTGGCTTGAGCAGTACAGCCTGTAGTGTAGTGGCACAAAAGATAGGTGCAgtgtgaacagtccagccagcggGGTCacggagacaagtgcagcttgagcaATACAGCCTGTAGTATAGGGACACAATAAGGgtaggtgcagcgtgaacagtccagccagcaaggtaacagagacaggtgcagcttgagcggtatagcccgtagtacagcagcacagtggagacagatgcAGCGTGAATGGTCCAGCCAGCAagtaagagagagagatgcagcttgagcggtatagcccgtagtaTAGCAACACAGCGAAGACAAGTGCAGCGTGAACGGTCCAGCAAGGTAACAGaagcaggtgcagcttgagcggtatagcccgaaGTACAGCAGAACAGTGGAGACAGATGCAGCTTGAATGGTCCAGCAAGGTAACATaagcaggtgcagcttgagcggtatagcccgtagtacagcagcacagcggagacaggtgcagtgtGGACAATCCAGCCAGCAGGGTAACGAGGACAAGGTGGAGCTGAGGATGCAAGGTTAACATACAGGAGACAAGACTAAGTCTAAttaggcaggtaacttgatcaacaggcactgaggagaaagagtaagtgccttttcaagtttggagccagaacAGAGAACCATTGGAAAACGTGCAGAGGACATAAAGGCTtagggtctgcacatgcgcagaaccaaagccAGGACGCCAGCAGCTGAAGTATGCTTCAGTGGGGAACAGGTGAGCGTTTCGGTCTTCGATTGTGGAAGCCGAATGAACGCCGTGTgacactgcatggctaggtgctgattttatacacctctggcaacgggtctgattgaaacatctcaattcaataattaaaaggtgtggccaaatacttttgtccatatagtgtatgttactataatttggggtataatatgttaatatgttaaaCAATGTAAAATAACATGTCTATacccatacatttattttatttccagcagatggatgcaaacacaggaatatcTCAGATGGAAAATTAATTTTATCTACAGATTTTGAAACAGAAGATAACAACATCACACAAGATTCTCCAGGAGGAAACCACACTaccctaaatatacatccaatacTTCACAGAGCAGATAAATCATCTGATCAATCTAATCATGAGGAATATTCTCTTGATAATATAGATACTGTTACACATAGTACAGCTCCTACAGATGAAAaaatatttccatgttctgagtgcggaaaatgttttacacataaatcacatttaattgaacatcagagaactcacacaggtgagacacggtttacatgttctgaatgtgggaaatgttttacacgtaaattttctcttgttgcacatcagagaattcacacaggtgagaaaccatttacatgttctgaatgtgggaaatgttttacacgtaagTCATATCTTGctgaacatcagaaaactcacacaggtgagaaaccatttacatgctctgagtgtgagaaatgttttacaaataaatcacATCTTATTGAACATcatagaactcacacaggtgagacacggtttacatgttctgagtgtgggaaatgttttacacgtaaattatctcttgttagacatcagagaattcacacaggtgagaaccaatttacatgttctgagtgctggaaatgttttacatgtaaatcatctcttgttagacatcagaaaactcacacaggtgagaaccAATTAACATGTTCTGAGTgctggaaatgttttacatgtaaatcatatcttgttagacatcagaaaactcacacaggtgagaaaccatttacatgttctgagtgtgggaaatgttttacacataaatcacatCTTATTGAACATCAGATAACTCACACacgtgagaaaccatttacatgttctgagtgcgggaaatgttttacatgtaaatcatatcttgttagacatcagaaaactcacacaggtgagaaccAATTTATATGTTCTGAGTGCTGGAAATGTTTTAAACGTAAAGCatctcttgttagacatcagaaaactcacacaggtgagacaccatttacatgttctgagtgtgggaaatgttttatacagaaaTCATCTTTTGTTGAACATCAAAAAATTCACACAGGGCAAAAGGTATTGGATATGAAACAAGTTTGATTACATTAATGTGTATAtactttgtgtgtatatatatatatatatattatttagtgtttttattaaacaaTCAAAGAGGGTAGAACAAAACTTTGTGTTGTCTAAGTACATAAAATAACTTATCAGAGGTATTTTTCTACATTTGTTATAAATATAACCTACCAGAATAGAAGAACTAAGATATTGTATCTTTAAGATTTAGAAAGAATTAAAATAGGAGAATGACGTGTACTTCCTGCCTCACTGTGCACACGCTATCTTTATATCCTTTTCCTAGATGGGTTTCTTACATAACCACACACTTTTATCTTTCATAACCTAAACCTTCTCCAGTCCTTTACACTATATTAAAATCTAGTTCTCACAGGGTTCtctatataatatttacattgtaCGTAATTAAGAAGATTCTTGATTGGTTTAGAAATATGATTGTCACTTTGGGTATAAAAGATATGTATgccaagaatagactctgtacctTATAAAATGCCAGCTGATTCTGACACCTTTATGACAAAGCTGTAACCTGTACCGAATAAACAACTACTTTGCATCTAAGACCGTTCATTGCCTTTTGTCCATATTGTTCGAATAGAACAAGTATTTGTCAGGAATATCCCCCTCTGGCTACCCCCTGATTTTAATATCTTATCCTATATTCACaccgtcaaacaatatatcacttgTCACAAACTGCACTATGGGCACTTgtggcttttattattattattattataaatttttatttatagggcgccacaaggtgtgcgtagcgccgtacagggacaaaaatgaattacaatacacggtgagacagcacagtacagtaaacataaagcacagtaactcagcaagctcaatgcacagctagagagggcggggggagtatccacaaacgacggggcccaaaaaggagggcgcggaagacagggagacccccagaggggggagcgGGGGCAaagttgc
This genomic interval carries:
- the LOC142151049 gene encoding uncharacterized protein LOC142151049: MTVSLCSQIPIRSQDVTVYFSVQEWKYLGGHKGLYEDVRMENHRIFTSLDGSSNRNTPERCPCPLYSQNCKQENHSIPQEYQGDILTDIKVETIEGEEETYVRGDQQCKEEEIPTDISTDGSSNRNTPQRYLRPLYSQDCRQENPIIPQEYQDDVLTDIKVEITEGEEETYVRGDQQCKEEEIPTDISTDGSSNRNTPQRYLRPLYPQDCTQENPIIPQKYQGDVLTDIKVETTEGEEETYVRGDPLCKEDEIPTDISTADGCKHRNISDGKLILSTDFETEDNNITQDSPGGNHTTLNIHPILHRADKSSDQSNHEEYSLDNIDTVTHSTAPTDEKIFPCSECGKCFTHKSHLIEHQRTHTGETRFTCSECGKCFTRKFSLVAHQRIHTGEKPFTCSECGKCFTRKSYLAEHQKTHTGEKPFTCSECEKCFTNKSHLIEHHRTHTGETRFTCSECGKCFTRKLSLVRHQRIHTGENQFTCSECWKCFTCKSSLVRHQKTHTGENQLTCSECWKCFTCKSYLVRHQKTHTGEKPFTCSECGKCFTHKSHLIEHQITHTREKPFTCSECGKCFTCKSYLVRHQKTHTGENQFICSECWKCFKRKASLVRHQKTHTGETPFTCSECGKCFIQKSSFVEHQKIHTGQKVLDMKQV